The proteins below come from a single Columba livia isolate bColLiv1 breed racing homer chromosome 26, bColLiv1.pat.W.v2, whole genome shotgun sequence genomic window:
- the LOC135576405 gene encoding uncharacterized protein LOC135576405 isoform X1, which translates to MALDVAAVGLGFQWFPRGCLVFGSSKWAFFSPKEMLCLKKNLLKKDNEAVDPSGSRWPTVARQQQKRIEGTGRWRMPKPPGSAMGAALRKAREQPSVLLKVVVVRVRDPQAVPRPQDGCWWNKVKDNFSDVLETDSCRIYFWFVLHSSPDRSAGPSSPAHVCVSSRVRPGERVGEGRRLNGRAVSDCGMSWGCFDRVQPYFSPCHPYPAAFSAVNDREEMAVDLAVEGCVKEKEMCVEQDWLWRSPNHRDSVAVQLLRTARLVQNSILCAPCACSSFEMKLRCPVFHVTCGTCWAESPPRAPVGSIALLQPRSTAAFAGRVVGGAGTDNLDTSRRCGGFSWKFQGRQ; encoded by the exons atggcacttgacgttgccgctgtgggtcttggctttcagtggtttccccgcggctgcctAGTGTTTGGGAGCTCGAAGtgggcatttttttcccccaaggagatgctgtgcttaaaaaagaatttGCTTAAAAAAGACAACGAGGcag tggatccgtctggcagtcggtggcccacggttgctcggcaacagcagaagcggattgaagggaccggccgctggaggatgccgaagcctcccgggtcagcgatgggagcagctttgcgtaaagcgaggg AACAGCCCAGTGTCCTGTTAAAGGTTGTGGTGGTACGGGTCAgggatccccaggctgtgccgagaccacaggacggctgctggtggaacaaagtcaaggacaacttctcaga TGTTTTAGAGACGGATTCTTGCAGGATTTATTTCTGGTTCGTCCTTCACTCCTCCCCAGACCGCAGCGCTGGTCCGAGTTCCccagcacacgtgtgtgtgtccagccGGGTACGCCCGGGGGAGCGCGTCGGGGAGGGCAGACGGCTGAATGGACGCGCTGTCAGCGACTGCGGAatgagctggggctgctttgaCCGTGTCCAGCCTT ATTTCTCCCCCTGCCACCCCTACCCTGCTGCGTTCAGTGCAGTGAATGACCGTGAGGAGATGGCTGTGGATCTGGCTGTTGAAGGgtgtgtgaaggagaaggagatgTGTGTAGAGCAGGATTGGTTGTGGAG ATCTCCCAATCACAGAGACAGCGTCGCTGTGCAGCTGCTAAGGACAGCACGTCTCGTGCAGAATAGCATCCTTTGTGCTCCGTGTGCgtgttcctcctttgaaatgaagttgCGCTGCCCGGTGTTCCACGTTACGTGTGGTACCTGCTGGGCTGAGTCTCCTCCCCGCGCTCCGGTCGGTTCCATCGCGCTTCtgcagccccgcagcaccgcGGCGTTCGCTGGACGCGTTGTTGGCGGAGCCGGCACCGACAATCTTGACACGTCGAGGCGCTGCGGTGGGTTTTCCTGGAAATTCCAAGGCAGACAGTAA
- the LOC135576405 gene encoding uncharacterized protein LOC135576405 isoform X6 produces MPKPPGSAMGAALRKAREQPSVLLKVVVVRVRDPQAVPRPQDGCWWNKVKDNFSDVLETDSCRIYFWFVLHSSPDRSAGPSSPAHVCVSSRVRPGERVGEGRRLNGRAVSDCGMSWGCFDRVQPYFSPCHPYPAAFSAVNDREEMAVDLAVEGCVKEKEMCVEQDWLWRSPNHRDSVAVQLLRTARLVQNSILCAPCACSSFEMKLRCPVFHVTCGTCWAESPPRAPVGSIALLQPRSTAAFAGRVVGGAGTDNLDTSRRCGGFSWKFQGRQ; encoded by the exons atgccgaagcctcccgggtcagcgatgggagcagctttgcgtaaagcgaggg AACAGCCCAGTGTCCTGTTAAAGGTTGTGGTGGTACGGGTCAgggatccccaggctgtgccgagaccacaggacggctgctggtggaacaaagtcaaggacaacttctcaga TGTTTTAGAGACGGATTCTTGCAGGATTTATTTCTGGTTCGTCCTTCACTCCTCCCCAGACCGCAGCGCTGGTCCGAGTTCCccagcacacgtgtgtgtgtccagccGGGTACGCCCGGGGGAGCGCGTCGGGGAGGGCAGACGGCTGAATGGACGCGCTGTCAGCGACTGCGGAatgagctggggctgctttgaCCGTGTCCAGCCTT ATTTCTCCCCCTGCCACCCCTACCCTGCTGCGTTCAGTGCAGTGAATGACCGTGAGGAGATGGCTGTGGATCTGGCTGTTGAAGGgtgtgtgaaggagaaggagatgTGTGTAGAGCAGGATTGGTTGTGGAG ATCTCCCAATCACAGAGACAGCGTCGCTGTGCAGCTGCTAAGGACAGCACGTCTCGTGCAGAATAGCATCCTTTGTGCTCCGTGTGCgtgttcctcctttgaaatgaagttgCGCTGCCCGGTGTTCCACGTTACGTGTGGTACCTGCTGGGCTGAGTCTCCTCCCCGCGCTCCGGTCGGTTCCATCGCGCTTCtgcagccccgcagcaccgcGGCGTTCGCTGGACGCGTTGTTGGCGGAGCCGGCACCGACAATCTTGACACGTCGAGGCGCTGCGGTGGGTTTTCCTGGAAATTCCAAGGCAGACAGTAA
- the LOC135576405 gene encoding uncharacterized protein LOC135576405 isoform X2, with protein sequence MALDVAAVGLGFQWFPRGCLVFGSSKWAFFSPKEMLCLKKNLLKKDNEAVDPSGSRWPTVARQQQKRIEGTGRWRMPKPPGSAMGAALRKAREQPSVLLKVVVVRVRDPQAVPRPQDGCWWNKVKDNFSEIYFWFVLHSSPDRSAGPSSPAHVCVSSRVRPGERVGEGRRLNGRAVSDCGMSWGCFDRVQPYFSPCHPYPAAFSAVNDREEMAVDLAVEGCVKEKEMCVEQDWLWRSPNHRDSVAVQLLRTARLVQNSILCAPCACSSFEMKLRCPVFHVTCGTCWAESPPRAPVGSIALLQPRSTAAFAGRVVGGAGTDNLDTSRRCGGFSWKFQGRQ encoded by the exons atggcacttgacgttgccgctgtgggtcttggctttcagtggtttccccgcggctgcctAGTGTTTGGGAGCTCGAAGtgggcatttttttcccccaaggagatgctgtgcttaaaaaagaatttGCTTAAAAAAGACAACGAGGcag tggatccgtctggcagtcggtggcccacggttgctcggcaacagcagaagcggattgaagggaccggccgctggaggatgccgaagcctcccgggtcagcgatgggagcagctttgcgtaaagcgaggg AACAGCCCAGTGTCCTGTTAAAGGTTGTGGTGGTACGGGTCAgggatccccaggctgtgccgagaccacaggacggctgctggtggaacaaagtcaaggacaacttctcaga GATTTATTTCTGGTTCGTCCTTCACTCCTCCCCAGACCGCAGCGCTGGTCCGAGTTCCccagcacacgtgtgtgtgtccagccGGGTACGCCCGGGGGAGCGCGTCGGGGAGGGCAGACGGCTGAATGGACGCGCTGTCAGCGACTGCGGAatgagctggggctgctttgaCCGTGTCCAGCCTT ATTTCTCCCCCTGCCACCCCTACCCTGCTGCGTTCAGTGCAGTGAATGACCGTGAGGAGATGGCTGTGGATCTGGCTGTTGAAGGgtgtgtgaaggagaaggagatgTGTGTAGAGCAGGATTGGTTGTGGAG ATCTCCCAATCACAGAGACAGCGTCGCTGTGCAGCTGCTAAGGACAGCACGTCTCGTGCAGAATAGCATCCTTTGTGCTCCGTGTGCgtgttcctcctttgaaatgaagttgCGCTGCCCGGTGTTCCACGTTACGTGTGGTACCTGCTGGGCTGAGTCTCCTCCCCGCGCTCCGGTCGGTTCCATCGCGCTTCtgcagccccgcagcaccgcGGCGTTCGCTGGACGCGTTGTTGGCGGAGCCGGCACCGACAATCTTGACACGTCGAGGCGCTGCGGTGGGTTTTCCTGGAAATTCCAAGGCAGACAGTAA
- the LOC135576405 gene encoding uncharacterized protein LOC135576405 isoform X4 — protein MALDVAAVGLGFQWFPRGCLVFGSSKWAFFSPKEMLCLKKNLLKKDNEAVDPSGSRWPTVARQQQKRIEGTGRWRMPKPPGSAMGAALRKAREQPSVLLKVVVVRVRDPQAVPRPQDGCWWNKVKDNFSDVLETDSCRIYFWFVLHSSPDRSAGPSSPAHVCVSSRVRPGERVGEGRRLNGRAVSDCGMSWGCFDRVQPYFSPCHPYPAAFSAVNDREEMAVDLAVEGCVKEKEMCVEQDWLWSVTLCRFERCNVQSSLICHQISQSQRQRRCAAAKDSTSRAE, from the exons atggcacttgacgttgccgctgtgggtcttggctttcagtggtttccccgcggctgcctAGTGTTTGGGAGCTCGAAGtgggcatttttttcccccaaggagatgctgtgcttaaaaaagaatttGCTTAAAAAAGACAACGAGGcag tggatccgtctggcagtcggtggcccacggttgctcggcaacagcagaagcggattgaagggaccggccgctggaggatgccgaagcctcccgggtcagcgatgggagcagctttgcgtaaagcgaggg AACAGCCCAGTGTCCTGTTAAAGGTTGTGGTGGTACGGGTCAgggatccccaggctgtgccgagaccacaggacggctgctggtggaacaaagtcaaggacaacttctcaga TGTTTTAGAGACGGATTCTTGCAGGATTTATTTCTGGTTCGTCCTTCACTCCTCCCCAGACCGCAGCGCTGGTCCGAGTTCCccagcacacgtgtgtgtgtccagccGGGTACGCCCGGGGGAGCGCGTCGGGGAGGGCAGACGGCTGAATGGACGCGCTGTCAGCGACTGCGGAatgagctggggctgctttgaCCGTGTCCAGCCTT ATTTCTCCCCCTGCCACCCCTACCCTGCTGCGTTCAGTGCAGTGAATGACCGTGAGGAGATGGCTGTGGATCTGGCTGTTGAAGGgtgtgtgaaggagaaggagatgTGTGTAGAGCAGGATTGGTTGTGGAG TGTGACTCTGTGCAGGTTTGAAAGGTGCAACGTGCAGAGCTCCCTCATTTGCCACCAGATCTCCCAATCACAGAGACAGCGTCGCTGTGCAGCTGCTAAGGACAGCACGTCTCGTGCAGAATAG
- the LOC135576405 gene encoding uncharacterized protein LOC135576405 isoform X3 → MLCLKKNLLKKDNEAVDPSGSRWPTVARQQQKRIEGTGRWRMPKPPGSAMGAALRKAREQPSVLLKVVVVRVRDPQAVPRPQDGCWWNKVKDNFSDVLETDSCRIYFWFVLHSSPDRSAGPSSPAHVCVSSRVRPGERVGEGRRLNGRAVSDCGMSWGCFDRVQPYFSPCHPYPAAFSAVNDREEMAVDLAVEGCVKEKEMCVEQDWLWRSPNHRDSVAVQLLRTARLVQNSILCAPCACSSFEMKLRCPVFHVTCGTCWAESPPRAPVGSIALLQPRSTAAFAGRVVGGAGTDNLDTSRRCGGFSWKFQGRQ, encoded by the exons atgctgtgcttaaaaaagaatttGCTTAAAAAAGACAACGAGGcag tggatccgtctggcagtcggtggcccacggttgctcggcaacagcagaagcggattgaagggaccggccgctggaggatgccgaagcctcccgggtcagcgatgggagcagctttgcgtaaagcgaggg AACAGCCCAGTGTCCTGTTAAAGGTTGTGGTGGTACGGGTCAgggatccccaggctgtgccgagaccacaggacggctgctggtggaacaaagtcaaggacaacttctcaga TGTTTTAGAGACGGATTCTTGCAGGATTTATTTCTGGTTCGTCCTTCACTCCTCCCCAGACCGCAGCGCTGGTCCGAGTTCCccagcacacgtgtgtgtgtccagccGGGTACGCCCGGGGGAGCGCGTCGGGGAGGGCAGACGGCTGAATGGACGCGCTGTCAGCGACTGCGGAatgagctggggctgctttgaCCGTGTCCAGCCTT ATTTCTCCCCCTGCCACCCCTACCCTGCTGCGTTCAGTGCAGTGAATGACCGTGAGGAGATGGCTGTGGATCTGGCTGTTGAAGGgtgtgtgaaggagaaggagatgTGTGTAGAGCAGGATTGGTTGTGGAG ATCTCCCAATCACAGAGACAGCGTCGCTGTGCAGCTGCTAAGGACAGCACGTCTCGTGCAGAATAGCATCCTTTGTGCTCCGTGTGCgtgttcctcctttgaaatgaagttgCGCTGCCCGGTGTTCCACGTTACGTGTGGTACCTGCTGGGCTGAGTCTCCTCCCCGCGCTCCGGTCGGTTCCATCGCGCTTCtgcagccccgcagcaccgcGGCGTTCGCTGGACGCGTTGTTGGCGGAGCCGGCACCGACAATCTTGACACGTCGAGGCGCTGCGGTGGGTTTTCCTGGAAATTCCAAGGCAGACAGTAA
- the LOC135576405 gene encoding uncharacterized protein LOC135576405 isoform X5, with protein MALDVAAVGLGFQWFPRGCLVFGSSKWAFFSPKEMLCLKKNLLKKDNEAVDPSGSRWPTVARQQQKRIEGTGRWRMPKPPGSAMGAALRKAREQPSVLLKVVVVRVRDPQAVPRPQDGCWWNKVKDNFSDVLETDSCRIYFWFVLHSSPDRSAGPSSPAHVCVSSRVRPGERVGEGRRLNGRAVSDCGMSWGCFDRVQPYFSPCHPYPAAFSAVNDREEMAVDLAVEGCVKEKEMCVEQDWLWRFERCNVQSSLICHQISQSQRQRRCAAAKDSTSRAE; from the exons atggcacttgacgttgccgctgtgggtcttggctttcagtggtttccccgcggctgcctAGTGTTTGGGAGCTCGAAGtgggcatttttttcccccaaggagatgctgtgcttaaaaaagaatttGCTTAAAAAAGACAACGAGGcag tggatccgtctggcagtcggtggcccacggttgctcggcaacagcagaagcggattgaagggaccggccgctggaggatgccgaagcctcccgggtcagcgatgggagcagctttgcgtaaagcgaggg AACAGCCCAGTGTCCTGTTAAAGGTTGTGGTGGTACGGGTCAgggatccccaggctgtgccgagaccacaggacggctgctggtggaacaaagtcaaggacaacttctcaga TGTTTTAGAGACGGATTCTTGCAGGATTTATTTCTGGTTCGTCCTTCACTCCTCCCCAGACCGCAGCGCTGGTCCGAGTTCCccagcacacgtgtgtgtgtccagccGGGTACGCCCGGGGGAGCGCGTCGGGGAGGGCAGACGGCTGAATGGACGCGCTGTCAGCGACTGCGGAatgagctggggctgctttgaCCGTGTCCAGCCTT ATTTCTCCCCCTGCCACCCCTACCCTGCTGCGTTCAGTGCAGTGAATGACCGTGAGGAGATGGCTGTGGATCTGGCTGTTGAAGGgtgtgtgaaggagaaggagatgTGTGTAGAGCAGGATTGGTTGTGGAG GTTTGAAAGGTGCAACGTGCAGAGCTCCCTCATTTGCCACCAGATCTCCCAATCACAGAGACAGCGTCGCTGTGCAGCTGCTAAGGACAGCACGTCTCGTGCAGAATAG